The following coding sequences lie in one Candidatus Methylomirabilis lanthanidiphila genomic window:
- a CDS encoding SAM-dependent methyltransferase, producing the protein MLDTDTKARIDSARDILVGKVPDPKSQVEQITIALIYKFMDDMDRQSEELGGKATFFIGEFKKYRWANLLDKRLGGHERLGLYAEGIEKMNENKNIPQLFRDIFRGVFLPYRDPETLNLFLKEIAGFTYDHSERLGDAYEYLLSVLGTQGDAGQFRTPRHIIDFIVAVVDPQKNDTVLDPACGTAGFLISAFKHIVRNNENLTPDERARLMTNFRGYDIAPDMVRLSRVNLYLHGFPNPTLHEYDTLTSEERWDERCDVIMANPPFMTPTGGIRPHNRFSIKAKRSEVLFVDYIAEHLNSGGRAGVIVPEGIIFQSQNAYKNLRRMLVENYLWAVVSLPAGVFNPYSGVKTSILFLDRNLAKRTDEVLFVKVENDGFNLGAQRRPIEGSDLMGALRIMDSHKKGRQTGENKMAHAVSRKRLLESPDCNLSGDRYRPVATLPNGKWPMVKLGKVCKLEKGASFTRAQAKPGNVPVIAGGQVPSCYHAEANRQPPVITVSASGAYAGFVNYFEVPIFATDCTTIISLDEQKAKTRFVSEILKGKQKAIYGIQKGMAQPHVYAKDLVVIEVPLPPLAEQERIVAELEGYRKVIEGARQVIANYKPTIRIDPAWSVRRLGDIITEKPKNGYSGKPVDFPTKVKVLSLSATTSGRLDIAQFKYLDERISRDSPVRCRKGDIFLQRGNTAELVGTAALFNVDDGDYVYPDLMIRIRANESIVLSEYLIVVLQSPDARAFLKRNASGSAGSMPKINQSIVETVPIPLPPLDIQRQIVAELEAERRLVEANRDLIARVEKKIQVKLAEIWGAE; encoded by the coding sequence ATGTTAGATACTGACACCAAAGCAAGAATCGACTCCGCGCGCGACATCCTGGTCGGTAAGGTGCCCGATCCGAAATCGCAGGTGGAGCAGATTACGATTGCCCTGATCTACAAATTCATGGACGACATGGACCGCCAGTCCGAAGAACTGGGCGGCAAGGCGACGTTCTTCATCGGCGAGTTCAAGAAATACCGGTGGGCCAATCTGCTCGACAAGCGCCTCGGTGGTCACGAGCGCCTGGGTCTCTATGCCGAAGGCATCGAGAAGATGAACGAGAATAAGAATATTCCTCAACTCTTTCGGGACATTTTCAGGGGCGTGTTCCTGCCATACCGCGACCCTGAAACGCTCAACCTGTTCCTGAAAGAGATCGCCGGGTTCACCTACGATCACAGCGAACGCCTCGGCGATGCCTACGAATACCTGCTCTCCGTTCTTGGCACCCAAGGCGACGCCGGGCAGTTCCGCACCCCGCGCCATATTATCGACTTTATCGTTGCCGTTGTAGATCCGCAGAAGAATGACACCGTCCTTGATCCGGCCTGCGGCACGGCAGGCTTTCTCATCTCGGCGTTCAAGCACATTGTACGGAACAACGAGAACCTCACCCCGGACGAGCGGGCGCGGCTGATGACCAATTTTCGGGGCTATGACATTGCGCCCGACATGGTGCGCCTTTCGCGCGTCAACCTATACCTGCACGGCTTCCCGAATCCGACCCTTCACGAGTACGACACACTGACCAGCGAAGAGCGATGGGACGAGCGGTGTGACGTGATCATGGCCAATCCGCCGTTCATGACCCCGACAGGCGGCATCCGCCCGCACAACCGGTTTTCCATCAAAGCCAAGCGAAGCGAAGTGCTGTTCGTGGACTACATTGCCGAGCACCTCAACTCAGGCGGACGCGCGGGCGTCATCGTTCCAGAGGGGATCATCTTCCAGAGCCAGAACGCCTACAAGAACCTGCGCCGAATGCTCGTTGAGAATTACCTCTGGGCCGTAGTCAGCCTTCCGGCTGGCGTGTTTAATCCATATAGCGGCGTGAAAACCAGCATCCTCTTCCTCGACCGCAACCTCGCAAAGCGGACGGATGAGGTGCTGTTTGTGAAGGTGGAGAACGACGGATTCAACCTCGGCGCACAGAGAAGGCCGATCGAGGGAAGCGATTTGATGGGCGCGCTGAGGATTATGGATAGCCACAAGAAGGGGCGACAAACGGGAGAAAATAAAATGGCGCATGCCGTGAGTCGCAAGCGCCTCCTCGAATCGCCCGACTGCAACCTCTCCGGCGACCGCTATCGCCCCGTTGCTACCCTCCCCAACGGCAAGTGGCCGATGGTGAAGTTAGGGAAGGTGTGCAAACTGGAAAAGGGAGCTAGTTTTACAAGAGCCCAAGCAAAGCCTGGAAATGTTCCCGTGATTGCTGGCGGACAAGTGCCTTCTTGCTACCACGCAGAGGCGAACCGCCAACCACCAGTTATCACAGTGAGCGCGTCTGGCGCGTATGCTGGGTTCGTAAACTATTTCGAAGTCCCCATCTTCGCTACCGATTGCACAACGATTATTTCGCTCGATGAACAGAAAGCGAAAACTCGCTTTGTTTCTGAAATTCTCAAAGGAAAACAAAAAGCAATTTACGGCATCCAGAAAGGTATGGCGCAACCGCACGTCTATGCGAAAGACTTAGTCGTAATAGAAGTCCCCCTCCCGCCGCTGGCGGAGCAGGAGCGGATCGTGGCGGAGTTGGAGGGCTACCGGAAGGTCATCGAAGGCGCCCGCCAGGTCATCGCCAACTACAAACCCACCATCCGGATTGATCCGGCGTGGTCTGTTCGGCGTCTCGGAGACATCATTACGGAGAAACCGAAGAACGGTTACTCTGGGAAGCCTGTTGATTTCCCTACGAAAGTGAAGGTCTTGTCGTTGAGTGCCACAACCAGCGGTCGATTGGACATCGCGCAATTCAAATACTTGGATGAGAGAATCAGTCGGGACTCTCCAGTGCGATGCCGTAAGGGCGACATCTTCCTTCAGCGTGGAAACACCGCCGAATTAGTTGGAACTGCCGCGTTGTTTAATGTTGATGACGGAGATTATGTCTATCCGGACTTGATGATCAGAATTCGGGCAAACGAGTCCATCGTATTGAGTGAGTATTTGATTGTCGTACTTCAATCTCCCGATGCGAGGGCTTTTCTTAAGAGGAATGCATCGGGTTCAGCCGGGAGTATGCCGAAGATCAACCAGTCAATAGTCGAGACCGTTCCAATCCCCCTCCCGCCCCTCGACATCCAGCGCCAGATCGTGGCGGAGTTGGAGGCGGAGCGGAGGTTGGTGGAGGCGAACCGGGACTTGATCGCGCGGGTGGAGAAGAAGATTCAGGTGAAGCTGGCCGAGATTTGGGGAGCGGAATGA
- the hsdR gene encoding Type-1 restriction enzyme R protein, translating to MSKEAKARILINDLLRRSGWRFFDDETGPANIALEAHVKLKKKTLDALGDDFEKTGDGFVDYLLLDGRGFPIAVLEAKRENLDPLVGKEKARQYARSQNVRFVILSNGNLHYFWDLEHGNPTIITEFPTPESLGHFHAFTPNPDVIATEKIEADYVAVTQNPNYRNDPRWNDAAQRDAFIKDAELKFLRLYQLRAIAALQAAARKGQTRFLFEMATGTGKTLIAAAVIKLFMRTGNAKRALFLVDRIELEDQAKKRFVQFLKNDYRTVIYKENRDDWRKADIVVSTVQSLQFNNKYRRLFSPTDFDLLISDEAHRSISGNSRAVFEYFIGYKLGLTATPKDYLKKIDPARINQRDPREWERRQLMDTYKTFGCESGTPTFRYSLIDGVREDYLLNPVVVDARTEITTELLAEEGYSVMSENEDGELVEQTFFGRDFEKRFFSDETNRVFCDTFLKNALRDPLSGEIGKSIVFCIRQDHATRITQKLNELAHAMFPGKYNSDFAVQVTSRIDEAQQMAISFANNNLNGHTSFLDGHISSKTRVCVTVGMMTTGYDCEDILNIVLLRPIFSPTDFIQIKGRGTRTYTFRYVEKEGGRTEEHTKQKERFKLFDFFANCEYFEEKFNYDEVIKLPPLRPTGLGPEPPPPPLVSPAFTNVNPDPLAEYVEIPVPLHGMKIDRKFFEKFEDKVKAALEVRERYERGDIKGAEEVVVTALFNKPEDFFNLDKLRKAVQLDRRVTLREILAKVFGEIDRFKTKDELLEEELAKFVSIYKPDAMHMPVIRQFFKAYVTDGGVRAIVDSREFPKLADNPKVSLADVRALDQWRDVIPEYVKDYVSLNAFAA from the coding sequence ATGTCTAAGGAAGCCAAGGCGCGGATTCTGATCAACGACCTCCTCCGACGGTCGGGCTGGCGCTTCTTTGACGACGAGACCGGCCCAGCCAATATCGCGCTCGAAGCGCACGTCAAACTCAAGAAAAAGACCCTTGACGCTCTCGGCGACGATTTCGAGAAGACCGGCGACGGCTTTGTTGACTACCTGCTGTTGGACGGACGCGGTTTCCCGATTGCCGTCTTGGAGGCCAAGCGCGAAAATCTCGATCCGCTCGTCGGCAAGGAAAAAGCCCGTCAGTACGCCCGCTCGCAGAATGTTCGCTTCGTCATCCTCTCGAACGGCAACCTACATTACTTCTGGGACCTGGAGCACGGCAACCCAACCATCATTACCGAGTTCCCGACGCCCGAGTCACTCGGCCATTTTCACGCATTCACACCAAACCCTGACGTCATCGCCACCGAGAAGATTGAAGCCGATTACGTCGCGGTCACTCAGAATCCCAACTACCGGAATGATCCTCGGTGGAACGATGCCGCGCAACGTGATGCCTTCATCAAAGACGCGGAACTGAAGTTCCTTCGCCTGTACCAACTTCGGGCGATTGCGGCCCTCCAAGCCGCCGCGCGAAAGGGCCAGACGCGCTTTCTGTTTGAGATGGCTACAGGTACGGGTAAGACATTGATCGCTGCCGCCGTCATCAAGCTGTTCATGCGCACCGGTAACGCCAAGCGCGCGCTGTTTCTAGTGGACCGCATCGAACTGGAGGATCAGGCGAAGAAGCGATTTGTTCAGTTCCTCAAGAACGACTACCGCACCGTCATCTACAAGGAGAATCGTGACGACTGGCGCAAGGCCGACATCGTGGTATCCACCGTTCAAAGCCTTCAGTTCAACAACAAGTATCGGCGGCTGTTTTCGCCGACAGACTTTGACCTGCTGATCTCGGACGAAGCGCACCGCTCCATCAGCGGCAACAGTCGTGCGGTGTTCGAATATTTCATTGGCTACAAACTCGGCCTGACCGCGACGCCGAAGGACTACCTCAAGAAGATTGACCCAGCGAGGATCAACCAGCGCGATCCGCGCGAGTGGGAACGCCGCCAATTGATGGACACCTACAAGACCTTTGGTTGTGAGAGCGGAACGCCGACCTTCCGCTACAGTCTGATTGACGGCGTACGCGAGGATTACCTGCTGAACCCGGTCGTCGTGGACGCGCGGACCGAGATCACCACGGAACTGCTCGCCGAAGAAGGCTACTCCGTGATGTCGGAGAACGAAGACGGCGAATTGGTCGAGCAGACGTTCTTCGGGCGGGACTTCGAGAAGAGGTTTTTCTCCGACGAAACCAACCGCGTATTCTGTGACACCTTTCTCAAGAACGCCCTCCGCGATCCGCTCAGCGGCGAGATCGGCAAGAGCATCGTCTTCTGCATCCGGCAGGACCACGCCACCCGCATCACTCAAAAGCTGAACGAACTGGCCCACGCGATGTTTCCCGGTAAATACAACTCGGACTTCGCCGTCCAGGTCACGTCGCGGATAGACGAAGCTCAGCAAATGGCGATCAGTTTCGCCAATAACAACCTCAATGGACACACCAGCTTTCTGGACGGTCACATCAGTTCAAAGACCCGCGTCTGTGTCACGGTCGGGATGATGACGACCGGCTACGACTGTGAAGACATCTTGAACATCGTCCTGCTCCGCCCGATCTTCTCGCCGACCGACTTTATCCAAATCAAAGGGCGCGGCACGCGCACATATACGTTTCGCTACGTGGAGAAGGAGGGTGGGCGTACTGAGGAACACACGAAACAGAAAGAACGATTCAAGCTGTTCGATTTCTTCGCCAACTGCGAATATTTCGAGGAGAAATTCAACTACGATGAGGTCATTAAGTTGCCACCGTTGCGTCCGACCGGGTTGGGGCCGGAACCACCACCACCCCCGCTAGTCTCGCCAGCTTTCACAAACGTGAACCCGGACCCGCTGGCCGAGTATGTTGAAATTCCTGTCCCCCTCCACGGCATGAAGATTGACCGCAAATTCTTCGAGAAGTTTGAGGACAAGGTCAAGGCCGCGCTCGAAGTCCGCGAGCGGTACGAGCGCGGCGACATCAAGGGCGCAGAAGAGGTCGTGGTGACGGCGCTGTTCAACAAGCCGGAGGACTTCTTCAATCTTGACAAACTCCGCAAGGCCGTCCAACTCGACCGCCGCGTCACATTGCGCGAAATCCTCGCCAAGGTGTTCGGTGAGATTGATCGGTTCAAGACCAAGGACGAACTGCTCGAAGAAGAGTTGGCGAAGTTCGTCTCGATCTATAAACCTGACGCCATGCACATGCCGGTTATCCGGCAATTCTTCAAAGCGTATGTCACCGACGGAGGCGTCCGGGCTATTGTGGATTCCCGCGAATTCCCCAAGCTGGCGGACAACCCCAAGGTGTCGCTGGCGGACGTGCGCGCCCTCGACCAGTGGCGGGACGTGATCCCGGAATACGTGAAGGATTATGTTTCATTGAACGCTTTTGCGGCCTAG